One window from the genome of Rhinolophus ferrumequinum isolate MPI-CBG mRhiFer1 chromosome 10, mRhiFer1_v1.p, whole genome shotgun sequence encodes:
- the LOC117028275 gene encoding palmitoyltransferase ZDHHC3-like: MPAYISKHKAPEQPRHVWFVCDILGIVCAAATWALVLSAAGVLLCALLLPTRDVAYGVAHGTLFHLLAFLALAAHARTMLTDPGSVPVDTEPSTPGGPRCPLCGAVQLARAQHCLVCGRCIRRMHHHCPWVNNCVGEDNRKYFLLFSLYTALAALHVLLLLCVPALRSYARGEWDRHGVPSPGGSLVFLFLVALKGFFLGSVSFAIQMHAICTDRNAIEQRQRERGRPGPGSAWMNWKAVFGHRLSSRWPGSAPLPPQNPRGQAGTAVWSEGSPVNPATICQSSQVLRGKRNKRP; this comes from the coding sequence ATGCCTGCGTACATTTCCAAGCACAAGGCCCCTGAGCAGCCACGCCACGTGTGGTTTGTATGTGACATCCTGGGCATCGTGTGCGCTGCGGCCACGTGGGCATTGGTGCTGAGCGCCGCGGGGGTGCTGCTGTGTGCGCTGCTGCTGCCCACGCGGGATGTGGCCTATGGGGTGGCCCACGGCACGCTCTTCCACCTGCTGGCCTTCCTGGCGCTGGCGGCACACGCCCGAACCATGCTCACGGACCCGGGCTCGGTGCCCGTGGACACAGAGCCCAGCACACCTGGCGGCCCCCGCTGCCCGCTCTGCGGCGCTGTCCAGCTGGCGCGTGCGCAGCACTGCCTCGTGTGCGGGCGCTGCATCCGCAGGATGCATCACCACTGCCCCTGGGTCAACAACTGCGTGGGCGAGGACAACCGGAAGTACTTCTTGCTGTTCTCACTGTACACGGCGCTGGCCGCGCTGCatgtgctgctgctgctctgcgTGCCCGCCCTACGCAGCTACGCGCGCGGGGAGTGGGACAGGCACGGCGTCCCGTCACCCGGCGGCTCCCTGGTCTTCCTCTTCCTGGTGGCCCTGAAGGGCTTCTTCTTGGGGTCTGTGTCGTTCGCCATCCAAATGCACGCCATCTGCACCGACCGAAACGCAATCGAGCAGCGGCAAAGGGAGAGGGGCAGGCCAGGCCCAGGGTCAGCGTGGATGAACTGGAAGGCCGTCTTCGGCCACCGCCTCTCCTCTCGCTGGCCTGGATCAGCCCCTTTGCCTCCCCAGAACCCCAGAGGGCAAGCGGGCACCGCAGTGTGGTCTGAGGGCTCCCCTGTAAACCCAGCCACCATCTGCCAAAGCTCCCAGGTCCTTAGGGGAAAACGCAACAAACGTCCATAA